CCGGTCTACAACTTTACGCGCGACTTTAAATATGTGAACGGCAAATTGCAAGCCGTGACGGTGCCCAAAGACCATGTGTTTGTCATGGGCGACAATCGCCCCGACAGCAAAGACAGCAGATACGAAGACGTCGGCTTTGTGCCGTACGACAAGATTATTGGGCGCGCTGATTTTGTTTTTTGGCCGCTGAAAAAAATCCATCTAATCAATCATTATTGATTCAGGAGCCTAACAATATGACGATACAATGGTTTCCCGGGCATATGGCCAAGGCGCGGCGACAAATGGAAGAAAAGCTCGGGCTGATCGACATTGTGATCGAACTTTTGGATGCCAGAATCCCCTATTCCAGCCGCAACCCGATGATCGATGCGTTATTAAAGGGAAAGCCGCGGCTTGTTGTTTTGAACAAAAGCGATTTGGCCGACCCGGCGGTAACAAAAGATTGGACCGATTTTCTAAAAAGCGATCATACCGGCGTGCTTGCGATCGAATCCGTTTCCGGGAAAAATCTCGCGGAAATTGTTCCCGCGTGCAAAGCGAAGCTGCTTCACAAGACGAAGGCGCAGCTCGCCAAGGGCATCAACCCGCGCAATTTCCGCGCATTGATCGCCGGTATTCCGAATGTGGGAAAATCTACGCTGATTAACCGCCTTGCCGGTCGTAGCGTTGCCGCCACCGGAGACCGGCCCGGAGTAACCAAAGCGCAACAGTGGATTAAAATCGGCGGTGAAATGGATTTGTTGGACACCCCGGGAATACTCTGGCCGAAGTTTGCCGACCCCGCCGTCGGTTACCGCTTGGCCGCTACCGGCGCGATTAAAGAGGAAATTTTAAATCTTGAGGATGTCGCGTTTTTTACGGTCCGATATTTGTTGGAACGCTACCCGAAATTGCTTGCCGCCCGCTATTCCCTTGATGCTCTGCCGACGGAATTGACCCGGCCGGAATCCATCGTTGCGGTCATGGAAGAAATCGGCAAAAAACGCGGCTGTTTGCGTAGCGGCGGCGCAATCGATCTCGCGAAAGCGGCCAAAACGATTTTAAAAGATTTGCAAACGGGAAAAATCGGCCGGATCAGTTTGGAAACGCCGTAAGGTGAGGGAAGTCGGATGTTGCAATATGAAACGGAATTGTGGAAGAGCGGAGCGACCGCCATTGCCGGATTGGATGAAGCCGGCAGGGGCTCTTTATTTGGCGATGTGGTGGCTGCCGCGGTCATTTTTCCCAAGGGGCTGTCCATTCCCGAGATCAACGATTCGAAAAAATTAAGCGCGAAAAAACGCGAGCAGCTTTTTGACGTCATCTGTGAAACAGCGCTTGCCGTAGGCGTAGGGTGCGTCGATGCGGCGACGATCGACCGGATCAATATCAAGCAAGCGTCGCGCATGGCGATGAAAATAGCGGTTGACAATCTCGCTGTTAAGCCCGATTATTTGCTTATCGACGCGGAAAAAGTGGATACGGATATTCGCCAGTTGGCCATTATCCACGGCGACGCGCTGAGCCAGTCGATCGCCGCGGCGTCCATTGTTGCCAAAGTTACGCGGGACCGGATGTGCCAAAACTGGGATTTGCAGTTTCCCGAATACGGCATCGCGATCCATAAAGGATATGCGACAGCTTCGCACCGCAAAAAGATTGTCGAGTTTGGCCCGAGCGCCTTGCACCGCCGTTCTTTTTTAAGCAATATCCTCGCGCAGCAACTGGAATTGTTTTGAAATGCGTCCGCTCAAGTTCTTCCTGTTTCCGGCCGATAAACTCACTAGGGGAGGAGACGGGTCATGAACATCGGCCAATTGCTGCATGGGCTGTTTCATAACATGCCGGCCAACGAAGCGAACGTGCTCGAATTGCAAGTCGGACAAATCGTCAGAGGCGTTGTTTTGAAACTGTTGTCCGATCAGGAAGCGATTATCGGCATGGGCGGCGCGCAAATTCGGGCGAAATTGTTAACTCCGTTAAGCGTCGGGGAAGCCGCGGCATTTGCCGTGCAACCAAACCGGCAAGACGGCATGTTATGGCTCAAAGCTCTACCTCTTTCCGCCACGGCCGCAACCGCGCAATCACTGGTTGAATGGCTGAATGTGCTGGGTGTGAAAAATACAAGTGAAAACCGCGCAGTGCTTGGCAAACTGCTTCAGGAAGAACAACCCGTATCGAAGGAACAATTTGCGCGCATGAGCGAGTTTGTGGCCGCCAAGCCGAAAAATATTCCGTTAAATCAGTGGATGGACGCCGGTTTGCTTGCCGCAAGGCGGGGGCTGCCGCTCAGTGCGGAAACCGCGCTGCCGATCTGGCAAGTTCTCTTTGGCGAAGCCTTTCATCAATTGCTGCAAGCCTTTTCTTCGCAAGTGCAAACCATATTATCCGAAAATCCGCGGATGATGGCCGTTACGGATCAGACACAGGGTTTTGCGCCGCGGAAGGCGCAGGCTGCAGCCGTAATGCTGCCTGATTTATTGCGGCAAGCCGCCCGGATGGTCGCTGAAATTTTCCCGCTGCGCACGGAGTTGCCGTCAACAATCGCAATGACCGGCAGAGAAACCGAAGAGGCGGTTGTTCGCGCCAATTCGGCAAACCATATAATTCAGGAGCCGCGGCCGCAGCAAGGCGCATTAGCGCATCCAATGCCGCAACAGCAAAGCGCATCGGCGCAAGCAAACCGGCGAACAGGCCACCCGGAAGCATTTTTACCAAATAACATGCAAGCCGAACATGTGTCATATCCGGCACGGGCGCCCATTCGGATGCAAACTCCGATTGAGCCTGCGAAGATGTCGACTGCGGCGGCGCCGGAAATACGGATGGCTGCGCATGCCGCTGAAATACCCGCCGCGCAGCCGGCACAAATCCCGCATACCGCCTGGATTCCCCAATTATTGAAACTGATCGGCATTTCGTTCGAACATGAAGGCAACCATATGCCGAAGCAACAAATGGCTGCGCCGGAAATAGCGGAAAATCCGCCTGTTACGCAGGGCAATGGAGCGCATGCGCACGATTCGTTAAAAGGCGTGCTCGCGCAACTGTTGGATAACGCGGGACTTGCGGCGCCGTTAAAAGAGGCGGCCCAACAGTTGTTGAACCATATCACGGGGCAGCAGCTGCTTCTGCAAACCGGCACGCAGCAAGCTTTGTCGCAAATTACACTGTTCATTCCGCTGCGCGACGAACACGGCAGGCAAACAGCGTCCGTGCAAATTCAGTCAAGAAAAGGAAAAAGCGGCTTGCTTGACGCGCAAAACTGCCGGCTGTTGTTCGATCTGCATATGCCCGCGCTCGGGGTTACGGTGATCGATGTGGCGGTTGTAGAGCGGATGGCAAATATTCGCATCTTCAACGACCATCCGCAAATTTCATCATGGCTTAAGGAGTCGAAAGAAGAAATAGGCGCGGCGCTCGCGGCATTGGGATATTCCTGTTTGTCGCTCAAGCATCATAACTTTCCGGAACAGCATTATGCAACCGCATCCGGCAACGGGAAAACGGCTGCCATCCCTTCGCTGCGGCCGTATAAAGGGGTGGATTTGCGCATATGAAAATAAAACGCTCCGAGGCAGCCAAACGGTTGCGTGCGGTTGCTTTAAAATACGACAAAGACAAGCATGAAGCCCCGATTGTAACGGCCAAAGGGCACGGCGTCGTGGCGGAAAATATGATAAAAAAGGCGCGGGAGCACGGCGTCCCGGTGCAGGAAAACCCATCCTTGGCGGAATTATTGAGCAAGCTGGATATTGACCAGGCCATCCCGCCCGAATTATACCGTTTGGTCGCCGAACTTCTAAGCTACATTTACCGGATGGATAAAAAAGCGCGCGATTTTGCGGCGAGGAGCAACCCATGAGTCCGGGGCGAAAAAAAGAAACGGGGGGCAAAGGCGAACAATTGGCGGCGCAGTATTTGCGGAATCATGGATATACGATTTTGCACACCAATTGGCGATGCCGTTCGGGAGAAATCGATATTGTCGCGCAAAAAGGCGGCGCCATCGTCTTTGTCGAAGTGCGCACGCGCACGGCGGGGGGCGGATTCGGCTCGCCGGAAGAGTCGGTGGATGCCCGCAAACAAGTGAAAGTGCGGCAAACAGCGCAAATGTATTTGTATGCCCACAAGCAATTTAACGCTCCCGCCAGATTCGACGTGATCGGCGTCGAGCTCACGCCCGCGGGGGAATTGGCCGATCTGCGCCATATTGAAAACGCCTTTGTCTGAAAAATCACAACGTTCGCTGGTCCAATTTGCGGTATTGGATCGCTTCGGCGACATGCTCAAGCTCGATGGTTTCAGATTGCTCCAAATCGGCTATCGTTCGTGCCAGCTTTAAAATCCGGTCGTATGCGCGGGCGCTTAAACCCAATGCGTTGAAAGATTGCTGCAAAAGTTGCGCGGCATCTTGCTTCAGCCGGCAGTGCGCGCGCAAGAGCGTGCCAAACAGTTCGCCGTTATAACGTATTTGCGTACCTGCATACCTTTTCTGTTGAACGGCGTGCGCCCGATAGACCATTTCGCGCAGCTCTTTCGATGTAAGCTGATGCTTGCCTGCCGCCGGTTCGCTAGAATTCGTCAGCTCTTCAATCTCCACGCGCGGCACATCCACATGCAGGTCAATGCGGTCCAATAGCGGCCCCGACAATTTATCGCGGTAAGCGGCAATTTTTTGTTTATGGCAACTGCACGGATTTGTTTCCGTCTCATGTCCGTAGTAGCCGCAAGGACAAGGGTTCATCGTCGCCGCCAAAATAAATCGGGAGGGAAAGGCATAGGAGGCGCGCGCTCGTGCCAAAGTAACCTTGCGGTCTTCCAACGGCTGCCGCAAAACTTCCAGAACGCGCCGCGGGAATTCCGGCATTTCATCCAAAAACAATACGCCATGATGAGCGAGACTGACTTCGCCCGGGCGAGGCGGACTGCCGCCGCCGATCAGCCCGCCTTGCGAAATCGTATGGTGCGGATCGCGAAACGGTCGCTGCCGGATCATCGTTCCGCCGCGTTCCAACTTGCCGGCTATGCTGTAAATTTTTGTGACTTCAAGCGCTTCGGCTTCCGTCATGGGCGGCAATATCGTAGGCAGGCGGCGAATCAGCATCGTTTTCCCCGATCCCGGCGGACCAACGAGCATGATGTTGTGCATGCCCGCCGCGGCAATCGCCATGGCGCGCTTGGCGAAATGCTGCCCTTTGACTTCCGCGTAATCGAAATCCTGTACATTAAGCGCGTTGGATTCCCGACTGTCGTTTATTTCCGCAATCTGAACGCCATTCATGTACGCTTGAAACTTTTCGGCGCTTTCCAGTTCCCGCAAATCTTCCAATCTGTTTACCGGAACGATCAGCATATCGCTGATCAGATTCGCTTCCGCAGCGTTATCGCCGGGCAAAATAGCGATTTTTAAACCTGCGGCTTTCGCCATTTGCACCATTGAAAGCACCCCGGGAACGGCTCTGACCGCGCCATCCAGCGACAGCTCCCCAATGATGAGAGCTTTCTCGCACCCGTATAAACGGATTTGTTTGCTTGTTGTCAAAATGCCCGCGGCAATCGCCAAATCAAACGCCGAGCCTTCTTTGTGCAAATCGGCGGGAGCCAAATTTACCGTAATGCGCTTGAGCGGAAACTCGAACCGGCTGTTTTTCAGCGCCGCTCGCACGCGTTCCGCCGACTCGCGGATGGCGCCGCCCGGCAACCCGACGATGTTGATTTGCGGCAATCCGTTGGCAATATCGATTTCCACTTCGACTTTTTTTCCCTCGATGCCATGCACGCAGCCGCTAAATATTTTTCCATACACAATAAAACACCTCTTGTTATCGGAAATGTGAAAAAACTTCACCGCTTCCGGAACAAAGGTGCTTCCTCTTATTCCGCTCTTTATTTGGCTATGAACCATATTACCATAATTTTCGCACAGTTGGCTATCCTAAATGCGAAGAGGTGATCAGCACATGGACAAACCGTATTTTTGCCCGAACTGCCGTGCAAACCGCGTGAAATTCAGCATCGTGACGAGCTATTCGCAAAGCATTCGCAAAGACGCGATCACCGGCGCGATTGTGGAAACGGAACAACCGAAAGAAGTCCCGTTGGCGGAGCCGAATATTGAGTGCCGGGTGTGCGGCTTTATCGGCAACGAACTGCGGTTTATCCGCCAGGCGGAGCGGGAGCCGCGGATAAACCAAAACCATTTCCCGAGCAATTAAAAAAACCGGAAAAGTTCGCGGTTGCCGGCATGATCATGTTGGCATATGTCTAAAACTGGCAGGGTATGCAACAATCGTGCGAAAATTTGTACAACGCGGGAAAAGTCGCGAAAAAAATTGCCGGCAACCATTGAATATGCAACATTACTTGCGCTAAACTGGGATTGTTGCTTGTCGTGCGAAGAGTAAGAAGGAGGGCATAAAGTAATGAATATTCACGAATATCAGGCAAAAGCGGTGCTTAGACAGTATGGCGTCAAAGTGCCGGAAGGAAAAGTGGCCTTTTCCGTCGACGAAGCGGTGGAAGCCGCCAAGGCGCTCGGAACGCCCGTGGTCGTGGTGAAGGCGCAAATTCATGCCGGCGGGCGCGGCAAGGCGGGCGGCGTGAAGGTGGCCAAAAACCTCGATGAGGTTAAAACCTATGCGCAAAGTTTATTGGGCAAAATTTTGGTGACGCACCAAACCGGACCGGAAGGCAAAGAGGTAAAGCGCCTTTTGATCGAACAGGGCTGCGACATCAGGAAGGAATATTATTTGGGCGTTGTGGTGGACCGCGGAACGGGCCGCATCGTCTTTATGGCTTCGGAGGAAGGCGGTACCGAAATCGAGGAAGTAGCCGCGAAAACCCCGGAGAAAATTTTCAAGGAAACGATTGATCCGGCTGTCGGGCTGCAAATGTTCCAGGCGCGCAAGCTGGCTTACGCCATACATATTCCCGATGCGCTGGTGAACAAAGCGGTGCAGTTTATGATGGGGCTGTACCGGGCGTTTGTCGACAAGGATTGTTCCATTGCGGAAATCAATCCGCTTGTCGTGACCGGCGACGGCGAAGTCATGGCGCTTGACGCCAAGCTGAACTTTGATGCGAACGCGTTGTTCCGGCATAAGGATATTTTGGAACTGCGCGATTTGTCGGAAGAAAATGAGAAGGAAATTCAGGCATCGAAATTTGATTTAAGCTATATCGCGCTGGACGGCAATATCGGCTGCATGGTAAACGGCGCCGGCCTGGCGATGGCGACGATGGACATTATTAAGCACTATGGCGGCGAGCCCGCCAACTTCCTTGATGTCGGCGGCGGCGCAACGACGGAAAAAGTTACGGAAGCGTTTAAGATCATTTTGTCCGATGAACGTGTAAAAGGCATTTTCGTCAACATTTTCGGCGGCATTATGCGCTGCGACGTCATTGCCACCGGCGTTGTCGAAGCGGCCAGGCAGGTTGGCTTGACCCGTCCGCTCGTGGTGCGGCTGGAAGGCACAAACGTGGCAATTGGCAAGAAAATTTTGAGCGAGTCGGGACTGAACATCGTCGCGGCCGATTCCATGGCTGACGGCGCGCAAAAAATCGTCGCGCTGGTGAAATAGCGAAACGCCGATGAAGATCGATAGGAGGAAAGTTAGCCATGAGTATTCTCATCAATAAAAATACGAAAGTCATTACGCAGAACATTACCGGAAAAACCGGGCTTTTTCACGCCAAAGGCGCGCTGGACTACGGCACGCAGATGGTAGCCGGGGCTACGCCGGGCAAAGGCGGTACCCATGTCGACATTACGCTTGAGAACGGTTCGACCGTATCGCTTCCGGTCTACAACACGGTGAAAGAAGCGGTCGACAAAACCGGCGCAACCGCTTCGGTTATTTATGTCCCGCCGGCATTTGCCGCGGATGCGATCATGGAAGCTGTCGACGCGGAAGTGGAATTGATTATCTGCATTACCGAAGGCATCCCGGTTTTGGATATGGTAAAAGTAAAGCGCTATATGGAAGGGAAAAAATCGCTTTTGATCGGGCCGAACTGCCCTGGCGTCATTACGCCGGGCGAATGCAAAATCGGCATTATGCCGGGTTACATTCATGCTCCCGGCCATGTCGGCGTCGTCTCGCGCAGCGGCACGCTGACCTATGAAGCGGTGCACCAGCTGACGACACGCGGAATCGGACAATCCACCGCGGTCGGCATCGGCGGCGATCCGGTCAAAGGCATGGAGTTTATAGATGTTCTAAGCCGCTTCAATGACGATCCGGACACCTACGCGGTCATCATGATCGGCGAAATCGGCGGTACCGCGGAAGAAGACGCCGCCCGCTGGATCAAAGCCAATATGAAAAAGCCCGTTGTCGGGTTTATCGGCGGTAAAACGGCGCCCAAAGGAAAACGGATGGGCCACGCCGGGGCGATCATTTCCGGCGGCAAAGGGACCGCCGCGGAAAAGATTAAAGTGCTGGAAGAATGCGGCATCCGCGTGGCGCCGACGCCGGCGGAAATGGGTTCGACGCTTGTCTCCGTACTGGAGGAACAAGGGCTTCTGGAGAAATGCAAGACGATTCGATAATATATGCAAGTTTTATTTGAGAGGTAAGCAACCTCCTTTGTCCCGCCCGCGGGATAGGGGAGGTTTTTTGCATATTTGCTCATGAAAGGGGAAATGGTTATGGACAAACGAAAACTGCTGATTGCTTTGCACGAAATGAAGGGGATTGGCTGGAAATCAATTTCCAGATTCATGAAGCAAAACGGGGATTTATACGATCCCTTAAGCTTGACGGACCGGCAGCTGGCCGCAATCGGGCTCGATCAGGCAAAAATCGCTCTGGCCCGCAAAGCGGCGGACGAAACGTATGCCGCGGGGAGATTGCGAGAATACGAGCGGCGCGGCATTGCCGTCGTAACGGTCTTCGATGCGGCTTACCCCAAGCTGTTGCGGCAAATTGCGCAGCCGCCGTGGGTTATTTATTGCATCGGCGATATATCGCTGTTGCAACATCCTGCCATTGCCGTTGTCGGTACGCGAACGCCTACCTTTTACGGGCGGAAAAACGCTTTTCAAATTTCCAAACGGCTAGCGGAAGCGGGCTTTACCGTCGTCAGCGGATTGGCGCGGGGGATCGACAGCGACGCGCATCGCGGCGCTTTGCTGGGCGCTGCGGCTACGATTGCCGTGCTGGGCTCGGGGCCGGATATCGTCTATCCGCCGGAGCATGGCGATCTGTTCCGCGAGATTGCGCAAAAAGGATTGATCGTAACCGAATTTCCGCTCGGCACGAAGTCCCATCCCGGGTTGTTTCCGCTGCGCAACCGCATTATTGCCGGATTAAGCCTCGGCACATTGGTTGTGGAAGCCGCGTTGAAAAGCGGCTCCCTGATCACGGTTGACTATGCCCTGCAGGAGTCGAGAGACGTGTTTGCCATGCCCGGCCCGATCGACTCGCCAAAAAGCCAGGGCCCGCTATCCCTGATCAAGCAAGGCGCCAAGCTTGTGGCTGATGTGCGGGATATTTTGGAGGAATACGGTCATACGATGGAGTGTGAGGCTTTCTCCGATTGCGCGGGCCAAACGACGGAAACGACAGGCGACGAACAAAAGGTGCTGAATCTTTTGCGACACGAACCGGCGTCTTTTGACCGATTGCTGGAACTTGGAAATTTCGAATTTGGACATTTGCATGCAGTTCTGTTATCTTTACTAATGAAACGTTTGATTGAGCAGCGTCCTGGTTCATTATATGCGCTTAGCGAAAGCACATGAAGGGAGGACTTGCGATTGGCGGAATCACTGGTCATCGTTGAGTCGCCGGCCAAAGCGAAAACGATTGGAAAATATCTTGGCGGAAAATTTATTGTAAAAGCTTCGATGGGGCATATTCGCGATTTGCCGAAAAGCCAAATCGGAGTAGAGATCGAAAATGGATTCAACCCGAAATATATTACGATCCGCGGCAAAGGCAATGTATTGAAAGAATTGAAGGACGCTTGCAAAAAAGTGAAAAAAGTGTATCTCGCCGCCGACCCTGACCGGGAAGGAGAAGCAATCGCCTGGCATTTGGCGCACTATTTGGAAGTGCCGGAAAGCGAGCCATGCCGCGTTGTGTTCAACGAGATTACCAAGCAAGCCGTAAAAGACGCGTTTCATTCGCCGCGCAAAATCAACATGGATTTGGTGAACGCGCAGCAGGCGAGACGGATTCTCGACCGTTTGGTAGGTTATAAAATCAGCCCGCTATTGTGGAAAAAAGTGAAAAAAGGTTTGTCGGCCGGCAGGGTGCAATCGGTCGCCGTCAAAATTATTCTGGACCGCGAAAATGAAATAAAAGCGTTTATCCCGGAAGAATATTGGACCATTACCGCAACGCTTCTTTCGCAAGACGGTCCGTTTGATGCGAAGTTTTACGGGCTTGGCGCAAGCAAACTGGAGTTGCACACGGCGGATGAGGTTGGGCAAATTTTGTCCGGATTGCAAAACGCCGTGTTCACGGTTGCCGAAGTAAAAGAAAAGGAAAGGCTCCGCAACCCCGCGCCGCCGTTTACCACCAGTTCGCTGCAGCAGGAAGCGGCCCGCAAACTGAATTTCCGCGCCGCCAAAACGATGCAGATTGCCCAGCAGCTTTATGAAGGCGTGGAAATCGGCAAAGAAGGTACGGTCGGCCTGATTACGTACATGCGTACGGACTCGACCCGGGTTTCCCCGGTCGCGCAAGAAGAAGCGAGAGCTTACATTGCCGAAAAATATGGCCAATCCTATGTTCCGAACACGCCGCGCAACTACTCGAAAAAGGCGGCCAACGCGCAGGACGCCCATGAGGCGATCCGTCCGACCGACGTCCGCAAACAGCCTGAAGACGTAAAACCATATTTGTCGCGCGACCAGCAGCGACTTTACAAATTGATATGGGAGCGGTTTATTGCCAGCCAGATGGCTTCCGCGGTGCTGGATACGATGACGGTGGATATTGCCGCGGGCGATGCGGTGTTTAAAGCGACCGGATCGACGGTGAAATTTCCCGGCTTTATGAAAGTTTATGTGGAAGGCAACGACGACGGAGCGACGGAAGAAGACAAACTGCTGCCGCCATTGAAAAAAGGCGACAGGCTTGACGCCGAGAAAATCGAACCGAAGCAGCATTTCACCCAGCCGCCGCCCCGCTATACGGAAGCGCGCCTTGTCCGCACGCTGGAAGAATTGGGCATCGGCCGGCCGAGCACCTACGCGCCGACATTAGAAACGATCCAGAAACGCGGCTATGTGGCGCTGGAAGAAAAAAAATTCGTGCCGACGGAATTGGGCGAAATCATCGTGCAGATCATGGAACAGTTTTTCCCGGAAATCATCAATGTGGAATTTACGGCGAAAATGGAAGACGAATTGGATTATATCGAAGAAGGCAAGGAAAACTGGGTGCATGTGTTGGAAAACTTTTACCGTTCGTTTGCCAAACGCCTGGAAGTTGCCGCCGAAGAAATGAA
This sequence is a window from Bacilli bacterium. Protein-coding genes within it:
- the ylqF gene encoding ribosome biogenesis GTPase YlqF, giving the protein MTIQWFPGHMAKARRQMEEKLGLIDIVIELLDARIPYSSRNPMIDALLKGKPRLVVLNKSDLADPAVTKDWTDFLKSDHTGVLAIESVSGKNLAEIVPACKAKLLHKTKAQLAKGINPRNFRALIAGIPNVGKSTLINRLAGRSVAATGDRPGVTKAQQWIKIGGEMDLLDTPGILWPKFADPAVGYRLAATGAIKEEILNLEDVAFFTVRYLLERYPKLLAARYSLDALPTELTRPESIVAVMEEIGKKRGCLRSGGAIDLAKAAKTILKDLQTGKIGRISLETP
- a CDS encoding ribonuclease HII, producing MLQYETELWKSGATAIAGLDEAGRGSLFGDVVAAAVIFPKGLSIPEINDSKKLSAKKREQLFDVICETALAVGVGCVDAATIDRINIKQASRMAMKIAVDNLAVKPDYLLIDAEKVDTDIRQLAIIHGDALSQSIAAASIVAKVTRDRMCQNWDLQFPEYGIAIHKGYATASHRKKIVEFGPSALHRRSFLSNILAQQLELF
- a CDS encoding EscU/YscU/HrcU family type III secretion system export apparatus switch protein; this encodes MKIKRSEAAKRLRAVALKYDKDKHEAPIVTAKGHGVVAENMIKKAREHGVPVQENPSLAELLSKLDIDQAIPPELYRLVAELLSYIYRMDKKARDFAARSNP
- a CDS encoding YraN family protein, encoding MSPGRKKETGGKGEQLAAQYLRNHGYTILHTNWRCRSGEIDIVAQKGGAIVFVEVRTRTAGGGFGSPEESVDARKQVKVRQTAQMYLYAHKQFNAPARFDVIGVELTPAGELADLRHIENAFV
- a CDS encoding YifB family Mg chelatase-like AAA ATPase — translated: MYGKIFSGCVHGIEGKKVEVEIDIANGLPQINIVGLPGGAIRESAERVRAALKNSRFEFPLKRITVNLAPADLHKEGSAFDLAIAAGILTTSKQIRLYGCEKALIIGELSLDGAVRAVPGVLSMVQMAKAAGLKIAILPGDNAAEANLISDMLIVPVNRLEDLRELESAEKFQAYMNGVQIAEINDSRESNALNVQDFDYAEVKGQHFAKRAMAIAAAGMHNIMLVGPPGSGKTMLIRRLPTILPPMTEAEALEVTKIYSIAGKLERGGTMIRQRPFRDPHHTISQGGLIGGGSPPRPGEVSLAHHGVLFLDEMPEFPRRVLEVLRQPLEDRKVTLARARASYAFPSRFILAATMNPCPCGYYGHETETNPCSCHKQKIAAYRDKLSGPLLDRIDLHVDVPRVEIEELTNSSEPAAGKHQLTSKELREMVYRAHAVQQKRYAGTQIRYNGELFGTLLRAHCRLKQDAAQLLQQSFNALGLSARAYDRILKLARTIADLEQSETIELEHVAEAIQYRKLDQRTL
- the sucC gene encoding ADP-forming succinate--CoA ligase subunit beta, whose product is MNIHEYQAKAVLRQYGVKVPEGKVAFSVDEAVEAAKALGTPVVVVKAQIHAGGRGKAGGVKVAKNLDEVKTYAQSLLGKILVTHQTGPEGKEVKRLLIEQGCDIRKEYYLGVVVDRGTGRIVFMASEEGGTEIEEVAAKTPEKIFKETIDPAVGLQMFQARKLAYAIHIPDALVNKAVQFMMGLYRAFVDKDCSIAEINPLVVTGDGEVMALDAKLNFDANALFRHKDILELRDLSEENEKEIQASKFDLSYIALDGNIGCMVNGAGLAMATMDIIKHYGGEPANFLDVGGGATTEKVTEAFKIILSDERVKGIFVNIFGGIMRCDVIATGVVEAARQVGLTRPLVVRLEGTNVAIGKKILSESGLNIVAADSMADGAQKIVALVK
- the sucD gene encoding succinate--CoA ligase subunit alpha, coding for MSILINKNTKVITQNITGKTGLFHAKGALDYGTQMVAGATPGKGGTHVDITLENGSTVSLPVYNTVKEAVDKTGATASVIYVPPAFAADAIMEAVDAEVELIICITEGIPVLDMVKVKRYMEGKKSLLIGPNCPGVITPGECKIGIMPGYIHAPGHVGVVSRSGTLTYEAVHQLTTRGIGQSTAVGIGGDPVKGMEFIDVLSRFNDDPDTYAVIMIGEIGGTAEEDAARWIKANMKKPVVGFIGGKTAPKGKRMGHAGAIISGGKGTAAEKIKVLEECGIRVAPTPAEMGSTLVSVLEEQGLLEKCKTIR
- the dprA gene encoding DNA-processing protein DprA, with amino-acid sequence MDKRKLLIALHEMKGIGWKSISRFMKQNGDLYDPLSLTDRQLAAIGLDQAKIALARKAADETYAAGRLREYERRGIAVVTVFDAAYPKLLRQIAQPPWVIYCIGDISLLQHPAIAVVGTRTPTFYGRKNAFQISKRLAEAGFTVVSGLARGIDSDAHRGALLGAAATIAVLGSGPDIVYPPEHGDLFREIAQKGLIVTEFPLGTKSHPGLFPLRNRIIAGLSLGTLVVEAALKSGSLITVDYALQESRDVFAMPGPIDSPKSQGPLSLIKQGAKLVADVRDILEEYGHTMECEAFSDCAGQTTETTGDEQKVLNLLRHEPASFDRLLELGNFEFGHLHAVLLSLLMKRLIEQRPGSLYALSEST
- the topA gene encoding type I DNA topoisomerase, translated to MAESLVIVESPAKAKTIGKYLGGKFIVKASMGHIRDLPKSQIGVEIENGFNPKYITIRGKGNVLKELKDACKKVKKVYLAADPDREGEAIAWHLAHYLEVPESEPCRVVFNEITKQAVKDAFHSPRKINMDLVNAQQARRILDRLVGYKISPLLWKKVKKGLSAGRVQSVAVKIILDRENEIKAFIPEEYWTITATLLSQDGPFDAKFYGLGASKLELHTADEVGQILSGLQNAVFTVAEVKEKERLRNPAPPFTTSSLQQEAARKLNFRAAKTMQIAQQLYEGVEIGKEGTVGLITYMRTDSTRVSPVAQEEARAYIAEKYGQSYVPNTPRNYSKKAANAQDAHEAIRPTDVRKQPEDVKPYLSRDQQRLYKLIWERFIASQMASAVLDTMTVDIAAGDAVFKATGSTVKFPGFMKVYVEGNDDGATEEDKLLPPLKKGDRLDAEKIEPKQHFTQPPPRYTEARLVRTLEELGIGRPSTYAPTLETIQKRGYVALEEKKFVPTELGEIIVQIMEQFFPEIINVEFTAKMEDELDYIEEGKENWVHVLENFYRSFAKRLEVAAEEMKEVEIQDEFSDETCEKCGRPFVYKMGRFGKFLACSGFPECRNTKPIVKNTGVKCPTCGSGAVVERRSKKGRLFYGCDRYPQCDFVSWDKPARELCPKCGAMMVEKRNKGSVRVQCIRCHHQMKPREEAREEA